ctcgtgagtaGAAGTAGATGTGAGCGAGTGAGTAGatgtgagtagtagtagtagggtgGTTGAGAGAGTAAATAGCTATAAACGTTACTATATAACCCGTGCCTGTGCCAcccctggagaagcagaatggaaagGGACTCAATCAGGTGGTAAATCCACGAATGAGTAAATTATGTGCAAGGGCTTGGATGGGCTCAGTTCTAACTGGGAATTCTGGGGATAGGAagtaaatccctaaaatcaggCAGAATCAAGGAGGTTGGGTTGTTGGCAAAATGCCTCCAAAGTCCAGAGGACCGTTAGAgctggaatgaaatgagagactACCACCTGAGTGGGGGGGTTTCTGAAAAAGAAAGGAATATTCACCGAGTTAGTTTCCCTATGCATTTATTGATTATAAATTGATTTCATTATACATTATACATTGGTTTCCCTCAGATCCCAGTGGGCTGGGATCAGAGTCGTGAAGTTTTTGAAGGGTCATGAAAGAGTCCATTCTACCAGTTTGGAGGCCATCaatctgataaaaaaaaaaaaaacatagctTCACTAGTGACTGAGTTTGTGGTCTTTCACGGGGCGGATGGTCAGCGGCCCAGTGTCCTGCCCTCTATGTATAAGACAAGGTGAGAAGACAGGTCGGAGTGGGCCAGAGAAGCAGGTCGGGGGGAAGGTGTAGATGAGACATTTTTCCATGACATTGTAGAAGGAGACGACCCCAGCTTCATAATCCAGGAAAACCCCCAGGCGGCGGATGGGCATTTTCATACTGAGCGGGGTCAAGGGGCTGGAGATCCAGAGATTAGCCCCACGTTTGGTCCGGAAGGTCATCAGGGAGAAAGTGTCCCCGGGAAATATCTGCATGCTGTTCTTCCTGTCCTTCGATTCTTTACACACCGCCACCTCCCACTCGGGCttgtctcccacctccacctcccagtaGTGCCTCCCCGAGGTGAACACCGGGGTGCCCAGGACACTGGCACAATTGTCAAATCTGCCTTCATGGTCGGGAACATCCTGGCGGGTTTCCACGAATTTCACACTCTTCCGATCCGGCGATATGATGACGTAAGGACTGGCCGTATCGGGGTCCAGGGTCATGTCCACTGTGGAGAGAGATAAAGTGTCAGTTCTGGGATAGCTGCACAAATCATCCCCGTTATTCCCAAATCCCTCTGATAGGCTGATGACAGAGGGAAATTTTGGTGAACTGTGGTGGAACTCATGGTAAATGCTTTAAGAGAAGATGGCTGGTTTGGGGATTATGTCATTTTTGCTTCCAATGATGATTTGAGAAGATGCTCCAGTTACTGTTTGGGGTGGATCATATATGTCTGATCCCGGAATGGTGGAGAAAAGATGATTGACAGGATTCCTACTCACCTTCATATCTGCTCAGCATTTCCCTCATTCCAGGAATGCTGCATACACTCAGCTCCAAGGAGGAGGCCTTGGGCCATTGCCGCAGGATGAATACACCTCTAGAGAGAATATAGTGTCCGTTACGATCCTTGTTCTTCTCAGGATCCATTATGCCACCCTGACCAGATACCCCCTGCCTTCCCTGTTCTGCAAGAGACCATACTGTTCAGCATGGTCCTGCCTCTTAATGACTTCTCAACGACCCATCCCGCCTTATATATGCGCCTCCCCacgacagtcaatcaatccatggagcacttgctgtgtacagagcactgtactcaacgcttgggagagtacagcacaatagagtttCTGGGGTCCCCTGGGAAGTCTGGAACACATACGTACCTGCTCAACATTCCTTTCAAACCCTGAGGAGGAAAGAGACACCAAATTAGGATTGGGGCCAACAATTGCTTGTCCACCCTCTCTTCCTTAAACGTGGTCCCTGAAGGAGCGCCAAGTTCCCACCTCacccattcattctatcgtatttatttagcgctttctgtgtgcaaagcactgtactaagcgcttttgctcATGATCCAAGAGCAAGTTTCACGAGATATATTTTAAGAGATCACTTGCCCTTGTCCCAGAGaccaagggagaagaagaaagtgagTAGCAAGCTGGACCCAACTCTGGGGACTCTTTTAGTGGAGAGATATTGAGAGCCCCTTGACGGTCCTGCGGAATCTCTGGGACGTCTCCCTgagttccctcctttccccattccccGATCCTCAAGTTCTTGCTCCAGGACTGTCACCTGCAACAACTCGGTGTCGCCCCTCTGGCACTTCTCCTCGACATCTGTGATCAGTGCCCGCAGCTTGCGGGTCTGCTCGGACAGTTTTTCCTCGTTCTGCCTCAGTGTCTTCCGATTCTCCGCCGCTTCTTTTTCCAATCTCTCCAGCTTTAACTCCAATTCCTTATCCAGTAGTTGATGCATCCTCTCAAACTCGGACACCAGGTTCTGTTTCCACCTTTGCACCTCCTCCTGCCAGGACACGATTTGGGGTGAAACAGAGGGTTAACTGAGGGTTTCTTCCCTTGCCATCGATACCTTCATCGCCACCCCAATCCCCCACGGTATAGAATGAAACCCGAAAGACAGGAACTTTACCTCCAGATACTCTGAATTCCTTTTCTCCGTAGAGATGAGTTTCTGAACCTGAGTCATTTCCGTCCACAGGTGCTGGAGAAGTTCCTGGAGCCGCTCCTGAAACATCAAGCGGCCATTGATCAAACTGGGAACTCGCTAGTCTAGATCTACAGACCAAGGAGGAATGCTTGTGGCTGGGCGCCAACACCTCAGATAGTTCCCCGGTCTTGGGAAAGGCACCGGTGGATATGGTGGTCACCACCTCTGGGGCACTGAACaagaggaagcgcttagtacagtgctctgcacacagcaagcgcccaataaatactactaaatgaaCGAATCTAGTGTGGGGTTTACATAGCACCATTTACCCTGTAATCCTCCGCTGCCTCATCTATGGGACACACACGGTGATCGGCATGAACCTCAGAATGGCAACACATCACACACATGGGAAGTTTATCCTCCTGACAGAACAGCTTCAAGGTCTGCTGATGTTCCCCACACAATAACCCCTCTCCTGCGGGGTTCTGTTGCAGTAAATGGGGTCTGAGTTGCTTGCCAATCAGGGCCAGATTCCCCAGACGCTGATTGATCTGCAGGTCTCCGGGCTCACAGGCCCCACGGCACTCCGGACAGGAGAAGGACTCCTGGGTTTCTTCCCAGCTCTTGAGGACACACAGACGGCAGAAGCTGTGTCCGCAGCTGAGGGTCACGGGGTCGACGAAGTACTCCATGCAGACGGAGCAGGTCAGCTCTTCCTGGAGATTCTTGGCCAGATCCTCTGTGGCCATGTTCCTAAGGAGAGAGGCCAAAGTAGCGTCACTATCCAGCCCTGAAAATGACCTTTTCTGAGGTTGAAAGGTttaacttccaagcgcttagtacagtgctctgcacacagtatgtgctcaataaatatgattgaatgaatgaatgaacctcatctgtaaaatggagattaaggctgtgagtcccacgtgtcctaccttgcatctatcgtcatcatcatcaattgtatttattgagcgcttactgtgtgcacagcactgtactaaacgcttgggaagtacaagttggtaacatatagagacagtccctacccaacagtgggctcacagtctaaaagggggagacagagaacaaaaccaaacatactaacaaaataaaataaatagaatagatatgtacaagtaaaataaataaataaataaatagagtaataaatatgtacaaacatatatacatatatacaggtgctgtggggaagggaaggaggtaagatgggggtgatggagagggggacgagggggagaggaaggaaggggctcagtctgggaaggcctcctggaggaggtgagctctcagtagggccttgaagggaggaagagagctagcttggcggatgggcagagggagggcattccaggcccgggggatgtgggccgggggtcgatggtgggacaggcgagaacgaggtacggtgaggagattagcggcagaggagcgcagggtgcggggtgggctgtagaaggagaaaagggaggtgaggtaggagggggcaaggtgatggagagccttgaagcccagggtgaggagtttctgcctgatgcgcagattgattggtagccactggagatttttgcatctaccccagtgcttggtatgcacacattgaagtgcttaacaaatgccataaaaaaaacccaaaacaaaacaaaaaaaacccttgttGGTCACCCGGTGGTCTTCAGCCTGCCATAGGGGAACAATTTACAATCTCACCCTGACCAACTGTAACATGCTGAAAGTCAGTCCTAGAATCCATATCCAGATCATATCCATCTGAAGAAGCAATGGTTAAAACATGACCAgtgagtctgaaggacttgggttctaatcctactacatcacttgtctgctctgtggctttgggcaaatcacttaacttctctgggcctcagttacctcatctgtgaaatggggattaagaccttgagccccatgtgggacatggactgtgtccaacctgattaccttgttcctaccccagctcttagaacagtgccatacttaagcacttttcaaagccataaaaaaattaatgggTGACTTCAATACAGTCCCGTTTAGTGGCCCTACCACAAAGACGTTTAAACCCATTCAGATGTCAAGCCCATTTTCACGCTATTACTTTTGCTGATGAAGGGTCCCTAAACACTCCCAGGTCAGCATGCGGAGATGAGCTTGGGGAGTTCAGAATAACGAAGTCGTAGGATTCATACCCAGAGGTTTACCTTCTAAAGGGGAGAAGCAAACATCAAAGCATTTTCATTATTGTCCAAATTAATAAACTGAACTGACATATTTACATAAAGCTAAGGAGGGTGCAAATATGTTCAGGAACACTAGAACTGAACTCTGGGTAAGTGAGACTAATACATCCCAAAACACTGACAAAACCTGATAAAGGTGAAGCCCTGTCTAATCAAAATTCCCACCAAATTTCAGAACAAGAAACAACAAGAAATGTTCCTAATCCTCAGTTTACTCCATTATAAATCTACAATCTCTAAATGGACCCTTCACCCAACCACCACTTTTCCCTCCCAACTCTGGACTACTTCTATTTGGGACTAGAAGCCCCAGACCTTATATAACCCTTTAGAAGGACATTGGAAAATTCACCTCAATGGCTTCTCGTTTCAGAATGCTTTCCTTTAGAACTTCTTCTGCCTTCCTTCGTGGATCTCTGCTGCAGAAATCTCAACAGACTCTCTCCACGGTATCTCCCTTTTATCTGGTTGCTGCATGTTCTCTCCTCCACATCCTGCGAACTCCTAACCCCTTTCAGGTTCTCTCCACGACTTGGGACTGAGTTATCAACTTGGATTTACACCTGGAAAGAGGTGGGTGACTTTAGGGTGCTCACCTTTCAAAAGGTTGATTTATTAGAGTTGAATTAATACCCAGTAAGGAACAGCAGAGCCAGCGTGTTAACACACTGGAAAAATCTGATAACGCCTCCTTTTGTTCTTTTGGAATTTACCACACCCTAGCTTTGATGAGAGTTTATCTCAAGCTTTGAGAATCTAGTAAATTTCAATCTTGTCCCCCTTTGCTCTGAGTCTTTTCAGACGGAAGCATCAGGATATATTTTTATTCCTTTCTTTTCACCTCAGATTGCGAGTAGGTAGCAGTCCATCCCTGCCCTCTACCATCCCGTTAGAAAACAGGTTGGTTTGCTTTATGTAGTAGATTTCAAAGGCATAGGTCGAATCCTCTTTTAATATTTTAGCATATTTTTACATTTAATTCACCTTTAGTTTGAATAAACATGGATAATAAACTGCACTCTATTACCACCTTCTAAAAATGTAAGGGTATTGAAGGTatattttttctaaaacatttgaAAAATTAACGATTCAGGAGACAATGTTTTTCAGTTGAAATTATTAATTAGCTGCCATTTTTTTCTTACTGATCTAATTCATAATTTTAATTATTCATTCTCTCAATACAGCGTTTTAATTTCCTTATGTTGCTTTTCTTGTATGACATGGCCCAAATGTTAAGTGTACCGGTCACTTAGACAGATTTTATTTTAggtttcattattttattatttattctcctcCGGCAATCTGCAACTTTAAATCAGCTCTGGTCATTTTTTCAGAGTTTCTCGCACCACTGTCTTTTAGCATAGATGATTCCATTAACAAGAGGAAGTCCCTGTTAAGGTGAAAATGCATTAATTAAAAACACTTGGCAGTGGGTTAACACAGATAAATTTGTCTTTTTCACAGGTCGCTTAAagtcactcccttggaaaactcattcactcccataccagcgttatgcagatgattcccaaatttacctctccagccctgacctctctccttctcctcagtctcgTATTTCAccttgctttcaagacatctctacttggatgtcctaccaatacctctaacttaacatgtccgaaacaaaACTCCTCgctttcccacccaaatcctatcctccccctgtctttgccatcactgtatacaatacctctctcctccctgcctcacagcccaCATCCTCTACTGATCTCTCTCATGCAACCTACATaatcaatttgtcaccaaatcctgtaggttcaaccttcacaacatcgctaaaatccactctttcctctccatccaaactactactatgctAATCGTAAGCACTTATCGTAttcccctccttgctgacctccctgcctcctgttttgccccccttcagtccattcttcactctgcttttGGGTTCGTCTAAAAAAAaggtccccactcctcaagtggttgtccatccacctccacatcaaccagaaactccttaccattggctttaaagctttcaatcagcttgtctctttctaccttaactgtctgtctctttccagcaagtgttcactaaatgccattgattgatcgattgatggacatCACTTTTGGGGAGGGAGTGTGTACCGGACTGGGAGAACAGCATGAATGAAGTGATGGAAGATCTatagagcacttgtgtgcagagcattgtactaagtgcttcggagaaaaCTAACAATGTgtcctctgccctcaagaagcttatcattagcaggagagacagactcatataagtaggtgcttaaatactcAATTATGCCAGACAATAGAAGTGCTACAAATGATTGTGAGTACACACGTGAGTATCTGGGGCTTAAGTACTGAGATAGTAGTTGTGGGGTATGACTTAGGCAGAAGAAAAGTTAAtgctggaggagacgtgatttcagaggaactttgaagatgggaaaagctgtgctatggcagatttgaaggaatgaggtacagttagatCAGAGATGGGTAACCTTTTTTTGCAAAAGAGCCTAACAGAATGAAACCTTAGAGCAGTTGGTATGCAAAGTGCCATACAATTTACGACCCTCCATGTAACGTGTAAAACCATTATGTCACACTGTGTCTACATACATCGTCATATTGCACCAGGCACAGTGTGACATAATGATTTTGTATTAGGATCCcaagaacatcatcatcagtggtgtttgctgagtacctactgagtgtgGAACATGGTGAGTTCCATGCCAGGTCtgtgattgtgtctgatctgaggcccgcccgcccgccatcacactgcgcggccacctctgctcccggaaggatcctcacctcagagcgccagagaggcccgccatagacgcccgggactccgttcccgagaggcccgcccgcccgcccgccatcacaccgcgcggccccgctgctcccggaaggatcctcacctcagagcgccagagaggcccgccatagacgcccgggactccgttcccgggaggcccgccctcccgccatcacaccgcgtggcccccgctgctcccggaaggcccctctcctcagagctccGCCCTAGACTCCCCTTGCTTCCACCCACCACGACTTAAGCGACGTTCCTtgtagtgccccccaaccccccttcccggtccggtcctgactgactctcccccccacccaccccaccccgggaaaaaggcccttgttatcaccaacctcattcgcacctactcagccttcctgtcccgccatcgacccccggcccacgtcctccccctggcctggaatgccctccctctgcccatccgccaagctagctctcttcctcccttcaaggccctactgagagctcacctcctccaggaggccttcccagactgagccccttccttcctctccccctctccatcccccgcatcttacctccttcccttccccacagcacctgtatatatgtatatcatcatcatcatcatcatcatcaatcgtatttattgagcgcttactatatgcagagcactgtactaagcgcttgggaagtacaaattggcaacatatagagacagtccctacccaacagtgggctcacagtctaaaatgtatatatgtttgtacatatttattactctatttatttatttattttacttgtacctatctattctatttattttattttgttagtatgtttggttttgttctctgtctcccccttctagaccgtgagcccactgttgggtagggactgtctctatatgttgccaatttgtactttccaagcgcttagtacagtgctctgcacacagtaagcgctcaataaatacgattgattgatctgattgaagtagtgtggatcagtggaaagagtgcgggctaaggagtcagaggtcatgggttcaaatcccagctctgccaattggcagctgtgtgactttgggcaagtcacttaacttctctgtgcctcagttacctcatctgtaaaatggggattaagactgtgagccccccgtgggataacctgatcaccttgtaacctccccagcgcttagaacag
This sequence is a window from Tachyglossus aculeatus isolate mTacAcu1 chromosome X2, mTacAcu1.pri, whole genome shotgun sequence. Protein-coding genes within it:
- the LOC119949176 gene encoding probable E3 ubiquitin-protein ligase TRIML1, which codes for MATEDLAKNLQEELTCSVCMEYFVDPVTLSCGHSFCRLCVLKSWEETQESFSCPECRGACEPGDLQINQRLGNLALIGKQLRPHLLQQNPAGEGLLCGEHQQTLKLFCQEDKLPMCVMCCHSEVHADHRVCPIDEAAEDYRERLQELLQHLWTEMTQVQKLISTEKRNSEYLEEEVQRWKQNLVSEFERMHQLLDKELELKLERLEKEAAENRKTLRQNEEKLSEQTRKLRALITDVEEKCQRGDTELLQGLKGMLSRGVFILRQWPKASSLELSVCSIPGMREMLSRYEVDMTLDPDTASPYVIISPDRKSVKFVETRQDVPDHEGRFDNCASVLGTPVFTSGRHYWEVEVGDKPEWEVAVCKESKDRKNSMQIFPGDTFSLMTFRTKRGANLWISSPLTPLSMKMPIRRLGVFLDYEAGVVSFYNVMEKCLIYTFPPTCFSGPLRPVFSPCLIHRGQDTGPLTIRPVKDHKLSH